In uncultured Desulfuromonas sp., the genomic stretch CCTGCGTTGATCGGGCAATGGACTGAAGAGATTGTTCTGCCGCTTCGTCTCGAAGAAGAAGGATTTCTCTATGAGTCTCTGTATCGCCAGATGGTGTTCGATTCGGCGTGCGGGGAGCAAGGTTAACAGGTCGTGAGTCGACGTTGGCATGATCTGACGGTCGTCATTGTCAATTACAATGGCGCAACCTGGCTGCACCGTTGCTTGAGTGCTCTTTTCTCTCAGGAGTTGCTTCCCGGTGAGGTGCTACTGGTGGATAATGCCAGCACGGACCATTCTCTGGAGATCGTTGAAACCTTTCCCGAGGTTCGTGTGCTGGCGCAGTCTGAAAATCTCGGCTTTGCCGGTGGCAATAATCTGGCGTTGCGTCATCTCGATGCGCCCTGTCGTTGGGTGGCGTTACTCAATGCCGACGCCTTTGTCGGCGAGGACTGGCTGGCCGTGTTGCAACGCGCAACACAGGACGCCCCGGACTATGCCGCTCTGGGGAGTCGCTTGCTCGAAGCCTCGAATCCTCGCATCCTCGACGGTCTCGGCGATTGCTGCCATATCAGTGGACGGGTCGGACGCTTGCACCATGGTCAGAAAGACAGTGGAGCCGGTCCGTTGCAGGAGGTTTTTTCCGTCTGTGCGGCTGCCGCACTCTATCAACGGTCCGCGCTCGAAGCTGTTGGTGGTTTTGACGACGATTTTTTCTGTTTCGTTGAAGATGTCGATCTCGGCTTTCGCTTGCG encodes the following:
- a CDS encoding glycosyltransferase family 2 protein, whose product is MSRRWHDLTVVIVNYNGATWLHRCLSALFSQELLPGEVLLVDNASTDHSLEIVETFPEVRVLAQSENLGFAGGNNLALRHLDAPCRWVALLNADAFVGEDWLAVLQRATQDAPDYAALGSRLLEASNPRILDGLGDCCHISGRVGRLHHGQKDSGAGPLQEVFSVCAAAALYQRSALEAVGGFDDDFFCFVEDVDLGFRLRLAGFSAAVVPRATVHHVGAGSSGGRFSPFAVYHGHRNLLWLYVKNMPGALFWLFLPLHLGVQLAAIGRCVVRGQTRCVLHAKRDSLLGLGHAWRKRRRIQSGRSTSVYAIFTTLTKIP